Proteins encoded together in one uncultured Desulfosarcina sp. window:
- a CDS encoding NAD-dependent epimerase/dehydratase family protein, whose product MKILVLGGDGYLGWPTAMNLTAHGHEVAVVDNYLRRNICREEDCEPLYEVPNLNSRVRQWKRQSGYKIQIFIGDLCQWDFMETVFRSFEPEAIVHYAEQPSAPYSMLNRNAATLTLKNNLDVTANVIFAVREFSPQAHIVKIGTMGEYGTPNIDIEEGWIDIEHKGRSQKFLYPRQASSLYHTTKIMDTDLLWFYVRMWDLRVTDLMQGPVYGIHTDETNDDPQLLPFFNYDELFGTVLNRFIVQAVADYPLTVFGKGGQTRGYLNIKDTLQCVRLSLEKSADPGELRIFNQLVETFSVNDLAQRVKDAGSGFGLNVQIKSVENPRKEAEDHYYNPAHTGLLELGLEPNYLSEEVLGKMIETVLRHKDNINRDAIFRGVKWA is encoded by the coding sequence ATGAAGATACTCGTTCTGGGCGGCGATGGCTACCTCGGTTGGCCCACTGCCATGAATTTAACCGCCCACGGTCATGAAGTGGCCGTTGTCGATAACTATCTGCGCCGCAACATCTGCCGCGAGGAAGACTGCGAACCGCTTTATGAGGTTCCCAACTTGAATTCCAGGGTTCGTCAGTGGAAACGGCAGTCCGGATATAAAATCCAGATATTCATCGGCGACCTGTGCCAGTGGGACTTCATGGAAACCGTCTTTCGCTCCTTCGAACCCGAAGCCATCGTGCATTATGCCGAGCAGCCGTCGGCCCCCTATTCCATGCTTAACCGAAATGCCGCCACCCTGACCCTAAAGAACAATCTCGATGTGACGGCCAATGTCATTTTCGCCGTCCGAGAATTTTCTCCCCAGGCCCATATTGTCAAAATTGGCACCATGGGCGAATACGGCACCCCCAATATCGACATCGAAGAGGGCTGGATTGATATCGAACACAAGGGACGCAGTCAGAAGTTTCTCTATCCGCGTCAGGCCAGCAGCCTTTACCATACCACCAAAATCATGGACACCGACCTGCTGTGGTTCTATGTGCGCATGTGGGACCTGCGGGTAACGGACCTGATGCAGGGACCGGTTTACGGCATTCACACCGACGAGACCAATGATGATCCGCAACTGCTCCCCTTTTTCAATTACGACGAGCTTTTCGGCACCGTGTTGAACCGCTTCATCGTCCAGGCGGTGGCCGATTACCCGCTCACCGTTTTCGGCAAAGGCGGTCAAACCCGGGGCTACCTCAATATCAAGGATACCCTTCAGTGCGTGCGCCTTTCCTTGGAGAAGTCGGCCGACCCAGGCGAGTTGCGCATCTTCAACCAGTTGGTGGAGACCTTTTCTGTAAATGATCTTGCCCAGCGAGTGAAAGATGCCGGGTCCGGCTTTGGTTTGAACGTCCAAATCAAATCCGTCGAAAACCCTCGTAAGGAAGCCGAGGACCATTACTACAATCCCGCCCATACCGGCCTGCTGGAACTGGGACTCGAGCCCAATTATCTTTCCGAAGAAGTGTTGGGTAAAATGATCGAAACGGTTCTAAGGCACAAGGATAACATCAACCGGGATGCGATCTTCCGGGGTGTGAAGTGGGCATGA
- a CDS encoding acyltransferase — MKDEWGIWANRLFRKRGMVAERFWTFHSKLLCWYWDIKIGKNCKFWGKTHFNRAPHSTIHVGAHCRFRSAFWSNLVGINRPCMLSTLRPNAKIMIGDHSGFSGTVISAAESISIGKNVLCGANVTITDTNWHHIVQSICQDTPVLTDAVTICDNVWLAMNVIVLKGVRIGPNSVVAANSVVTRDIPENVLAAGQPAKIIKQISTGCKETDQYKSNLF; from the coding sequence ATGAAAGACGAATGGGGAATATGGGCCAATCGATTATTTCGCAAACGTGGTATGGTTGCTGAAAGATTTTGGACTTTTCACAGCAAGTTACTGTGTTGGTATTGGGACATAAAAATTGGTAAAAATTGCAAATTCTGGGGAAAAACACATTTTAATCGTGCTCCGCATAGCACTATTCATGTGGGCGCTCATTGCCGTTTCCGTTCCGCTTTTTGGTCAAATCTAGTTGGGATTAACAGACCATGCATGCTTTCAACATTAAGACCCAATGCAAAAATAATGATCGGTGATCATAGTGGTTTCAGCGGGACCGTTATTAGCGCTGCTGAATCCATATCTATAGGTAAAAACGTTCTTTGCGGAGCCAATGTCACAATAACAGATACAAACTGGCACCATATTGTACAGTCTATATGCCAGGATACCCCAGTTCTAACTGATGCGGTGACTATCTGTGATAATGTATGGCTTGCTATGAACGTAATTGTTCTTAAAGGAGTGAGGATCGGTCCTAATAGTGTTGTAGCAGCCAACAGTGTGGTGACCAGGGATATTCCAGAAAATGTACTAGCTGCGGGGCAACCAGCAAAAATCATCAAGCAAATATCGACGGGTTGCAAAGAGACGGACCAATACAAATCTAACCTTTTTTAG
- a CDS encoding NAD-dependent epimerase/dehydratase family protein: MTKEATSDRDAIPKKWLITGGCGFIGTSLIRYLRKKVPDARIRVMDNLTVGTREDLSTVCEYKEIERHDSKALAADDGWKTAVQLVVADIKDADACISCTQGMEAVVHLAANTGVAPSVENPRADMEANVVGTFNMLEASRQNGVGRFVLASSGAPIGEVEPPIHEELAPHPVSPYGASKLACEGYCSAYYRSFGLETVALRFGNVYGPGSKHKSSVVAKFIKQSFNGETLEIYGDGKQTRDFVYIDDLSRAILLAASRRGIGGEAFQIATNSETTVAEVVELLKAVFEKKGLAFSEVVHSAPRVGDVKRNFSDTSKAKKSLGWTPLVALPDGIEKTVDWFG, from the coding sequence ATGACAAAAGAAGCGACAAGCGATCGGGACGCCATTCCAAAAAAATGGTTGATTACCGGCGGATGCGGGTTCATCGGCACCAGCCTCATCCGCTACCTTCGAAAAAAAGTGCCGGACGCTCGTATCCGGGTGATGGACAACCTTACCGTGGGTACGCGCGAGGATCTATCAACGGTTTGTGAGTATAAAGAGATCGAACGCCACGATTCGAAGGCTTTGGCAGCCGATGACGGTTGGAAAACGGCGGTCCAACTGGTTGTAGCGGATATCAAGGATGCCGATGCCTGTATAAGCTGCACTCAGGGGATGGAGGCGGTCGTTCACCTGGCCGCCAACACGGGGGTGGCACCCTCGGTGGAAAACCCCCGCGCCGACATGGAGGCCAATGTGGTCGGCACCTTCAACATGCTCGAGGCGTCGCGGCAGAACGGGGTCGGTCGATTCGTCCTGGCGTCTTCCGGGGCACCCATCGGAGAAGTCGAGCCGCCCATCCACGAAGAGCTGGCCCCCCATCCGGTTTCTCCCTACGGGGCCAGCAAACTGGCCTGCGAAGGCTACTGTTCCGCCTACTACCGCAGTTTCGGCCTGGAAACCGTGGCCCTTCGGTTCGGTAACGTCTACGGCCCCGGTTCGAAACACAAAAGCAGCGTTGTCGCCAAGTTCATCAAACAGTCGTTTAACGGTGAAACCCTGGAGATTTACGGGGACGGCAAGCAAACCCGCGATTTTGTCTATATCGACGATCTGTCGCGGGCTATTTTGCTTGCCGCTTCCCGCCGGGGGATCGGCGGGGAGGCCTTTCAAATCGCCACCAATTCGGAAACCACGGTGGCCGAAGTGGTCGAATTGCTCAAAGCGGTATTCGAGAAAAAAGGATTGGCTTTCTCCGAGGTCGTCCATTCGGCCCCGCGCGTCGGCGATGTCAAACGCAATTTCTCCGATACGTCCAAAGCGAAAAAATCCCTGGGTTGGACGCCATTGGTGGCGCTCCCGGACGGGATCGAAAAGACGGTTGATTGGTTCGGATAG
- a CDS encoding glycosyltransferase — protein MRVLWFVNIAFPALNKNTGLKVTPFGGWMYSLSDLLTGRNDIELTIACTSSDIEAIEHYNFDGINYVILPDYKRQPTELKGFDKYVGYCLRAIDSYKPDLVEVYGTERYFGLIGDRTGIPVIIRIQGVMNEIVKYFFGPLKFSEITRYPSLVRIYLRYKNQCKIEKEIFLRNKIYNGRSFWAESVLHDYVVDPIYFHVDTVLRPQFYAAKWDINKANRNTIYCTSKLHSYKGVDVLIRALRILKKSVPTVSLRIAGHIPDKGFGRYLFKLVQRLGLEKNVCFVGQIGPDDVALEIERAHAYVLPSFIENTPQSLAEAQVVGCPSVASYTGGVPTYAANGKAALMFPRGDHAVLAARLSKLLENDELASELSERGRNIARNRHDPKTVLNALLSQYEKVLCGNLRS, from the coding sequence GTGCGAGTACTATGGTTTGTCAATATAGCCTTTCCGGCCTTGAACAAAAACACTGGCCTAAAAGTAACTCCCTTCGGTGGTTGGATGTATTCCCTCTCTGATTTATTGACAGGTAGGAACGATATCGAATTGACAATCGCTTGCACTTCTAGCGACATTGAGGCAATTGAACATTATAACTTTGATGGAATCAACTATGTCATTCTACCGGATTACAAACGTCAACCCACAGAACTAAAAGGCTTCGATAAGTACGTGGGTTACTGTTTGAGGGCCATAGATTCATATAAACCTGATCTGGTAGAGGTCTATGGGACGGAGCGATATTTCGGGTTAATTGGAGACCGTACCGGTATCCCTGTGATTATAAGAATTCAAGGTGTAATGAATGAAATCGTCAAATATTTTTTTGGGCCGTTGAAATTCTCGGAAATTACAAGATATCCATCCTTGGTTAGGATATATCTACGTTACAAGAATCAATGTAAAATCGAAAAAGAAATTTTCTTGAGAAATAAAATTTACAATGGAAGGTCCTTTTGGGCTGAAAGCGTACTTCATGATTATGTGGTTGATCCAATATATTTTCATGTTGACACAGTTTTGCGACCGCAATTCTATGCCGCCAAGTGGGACATCAACAAGGCCAACCGCAACACCATATATTGCACATCGAAACTACATTCTTACAAGGGTGTTGATGTACTAATTAGAGCATTACGTATTTTAAAGAAAAGTGTGCCTACTGTCTCTTTACGGATTGCCGGGCATATCCCGGATAAGGGGTTTGGGAGGTATTTATTCAAACTAGTCCAAAGACTTGGCCTTGAAAAAAATGTTTGTTTTGTCGGACAAATTGGCCCTGACGACGTGGCCTTGGAAATAGAAAGGGCACACGCATACGTGTTGCCCTCATTTATCGAGAACACCCCCCAATCCCTAGCCGAGGCGCAAGTTGTAGGATGTCCTAGTGTAGCCTCATACACAGGCGGTGTTCCTACATATGCCGCTAACGGAAAAGCGGCCCTCATGTTTCCCAGAGGAGACCATGCCGTTCTTGCAGCAAGACTCAGTAAACTTTTGGAAAACGATGAGTTGGCCTCAGAACTTTCCGAGCGCGGGAGGAACATCGCCAGAAACCGCCATGATCCCAAAACCGTCCTCAATGCTCTTTTAAGCCAATACGAGAAGGTCCTTTGTGGAAATCTTCGAAGTTAG
- the gmd gene encoding GDP-mannose 4,6-dehydratase, with protein sequence MKKALITGITGQDGAYLAELLLAKGYQVHGIKRRASMFNTDRIDHLYKDPHDTDRKMILHYGDLTDASNLIRVLQQVQPDEVYNLAAQSHVQVSFETPEYTADVDALGAMRLLEGIRLLGLEKKTRFYQASTSELYGKVQEVPQTEKTPFYPRSPYACAKLYAYWITVNYREAYGIYACNGILFNHESPIRGETFVTRKITRALARIHLGLQDCLYLGNLDALRDWGHARDYVEMQWLMLQQQEPDDFVIATGKQHSVRDFVNVAAKELGIAIQWEGEGVEEKGVNAANGKTIVAVDPTYFRPTEVDTLLGDPTKAKEKLGWMPKISFEDLVKEMVKEDLEEAKRDELCQRAGFRVNHHSE encoded by the coding sequence ATGAAAAAAGCACTCATCACCGGCATCACCGGCCAGGACGGCGCCTACCTCGCGGAACTGCTGCTGGCCAAAGGCTATCAAGTCCACGGTATCAAACGCAGGGCCTCCATGTTCAATACGGACCGCATCGACCATCTATACAAGGACCCCCATGATACGGATCGGAAAATGATCCTGCACTACGGGGACCTCACCGATGCAAGCAACCTGATCCGGGTGCTTCAGCAGGTGCAGCCGGATGAAGTCTACAACCTGGCGGCCCAAAGCCACGTGCAGGTATCTTTCGAAACCCCCGAATATACAGCCGATGTGGACGCTTTGGGGGCCATGCGGCTGCTCGAAGGCATCCGCCTGTTAGGGTTGGAAAAGAAAACCCGCTTCTACCAGGCCTCCACTTCGGAACTGTACGGCAAGGTTCAGGAGGTTCCCCAAACGGAAAAAACGCCCTTCTATCCCCGCTCGCCCTATGCCTGTGCCAAGCTCTATGCCTACTGGATCACGGTGAACTACCGGGAGGCCTACGGCATCTATGCCTGCAATGGCATCCTGTTCAACCATGAATCACCCATTCGCGGCGAAACCTTTGTAACCCGTAAAATCACCCGTGCCTTGGCCCGTATTCATTTAGGTTTGCAGGATTGCCTCTATTTGGGCAACCTGGATGCACTGCGGGATTGGGGGCATGCCAGGGACTATGTGGAAATGCAGTGGCTGATGCTGCAACAGCAAGAGCCCGACGATTTCGTTATTGCCACCGGAAAGCAGCATTCAGTTCGGGATTTTGTCAATGTAGCCGCCAAGGAACTGGGCATCGCCATCCAATGGGAGGGAGAAGGTGTCGAAGAGAAAGGTGTGAATGCCGCCAACGGCAAAACCATCGTGGCCGTCGACCCGACCTATTTTCGCCCAACCGAAGTGGACACCCTGCTTGGCGACCCGACCAAAGCCAAAGAAAAGCTGGGCTGGATGCCCAAAATCAGCTTTGAGGATCTGGTCAAGGAGATGGTCAAAGAAGACCTGGAAGAGGCCAAGCGTGACGAACTTTGCCAGCGCGCCGGTTTTCGGGTAAATCATCACAGTGAGTAG
- a CDS encoding SDR family NAD(P)-dependent oxidoreductase, translating to MQSFFKGKKILITGACGTIGRELVRQLLEDFDISELIGIDNNESELFFLEQTFSKHPQAHFFLADIRDKDKVERAARDMNVIFHTAAFKHVILCERSPFEAVQTNILGIQNIISAAIHNGVKNVVFTSSDKAVNPTNVMGTSKLMGERLITAANSNARGQGPLFSSTRFGNVLGSRGSVIPIFREQIRNGGPVTLTDPEMTRFIMSIREAVRLVIDSSFLMKGGEVFITKMPVIRIKDLAEVMIEQLASEYGHRPGDISIEIIGTKPGEKMYEELMNIEETRRSIELPRYFAVMPAFKGLYRSIQYEYPEVLSDKVTNPYHSGNETPLTKAQLKEFLVQNQLLHEDPEICKHPQERYWP from the coding sequence ATGCAGTCTTTTTTTAAAGGAAAAAAAATCCTGATCACCGGAGCGTGCGGAACTATCGGCCGCGAGCTTGTGCGACAACTCCTTGAAGATTTCGACATCTCCGAGCTGATCGGCATCGACAACAATGAAAGCGAATTGTTTTTCCTGGAGCAGACTTTCTCCAAACATCCCCAGGCACATTTTTTCCTGGCGGATATCCGCGACAAGGACAAGGTGGAACGGGCCGCACGGGACATGAATGTCATCTTTCACACGGCAGCCTTCAAGCATGTCATTCTTTGCGAGCGGTCACCTTTCGAAGCGGTCCAGACCAATATCCTGGGCATCCAGAATATCATTTCCGCTGCGATCCACAACGGGGTGAAAAATGTCGTTTTCACCAGTTCGGACAAGGCCGTCAACCCCACCAATGTGATGGGCACCTCCAAGCTCATGGGGGAACGTCTGATCACGGCGGCCAACAGCAACGCCAGGGGGCAGGGGCCTTTGTTTTCTTCCACGCGCTTCGGCAATGTGTTGGGCTCACGCGGGTCGGTTATTCCCATCTTTCGTGAGCAGATCCGCAACGGTGGCCCGGTCACGCTTACCGATCCGGAAATGACCCGCTTCATCATGAGCATCCGGGAAGCGGTGCGCCTGGTCATCGATTCATCCTTTCTCATGAAAGGCGGCGAGGTGTTCATCACCAAGATGCCCGTCATTCGCATTAAGGATCTGGCCGAGGTAATGATCGAGCAGCTCGCTTCCGAATACGGGCATCGGCCCGGGGATATCTCCATCGAAATCATCGGGACAAAGCCCGGAGAGAAAATGTATGAAGAACTCATGAATATTGAGGAAACCAGGCGTTCCATCGAACTGCCCCGCTACTTCGCCGTAATGCCGGCATTCAAGGGTTTATACCGCAGCATCCAGTATGAATACCCTGAGGTGCTTTCCGATAAGGTAACCAACCCCTACCACTCGGGTAACGAAACGCCTTTGACCAAAGCGCAGTTGAAGGAATTCCTGGTTCAAAACCAACTCCTTCACGAAGATCCCGAAATCTGCAAGCATCCACAAGAAAGATACTGGCCGTAG
- a CDS encoding GDP-L-fucose synthase: MPMDAKILIAGASGMVGSAIVRKLLVKGYTNLIGSYHSNVPTADFFSYENGDEGIQSQLKLISVDLTDQVAVKRLFDQERPAHVFLAAARVGGIQANNTFPARFIYENLTIQGNIIHAAYEASVDRLLFLGSSCIYPKLAPQPMKEDHLLTGLLEPTNEPYAIAKIAGIKMCESYNRQYGTRFMAVMPTNLYGTNDNFDLNNSHVLPALIRKFHLAKLAANGDWKGIEKDEARFGPIPQDIKTSFGIPESIGSSSQRHNTISSAKQSPNSSLFTDHRSQSVVTIWGTGTPRREFLHVDDMADACVHVMNLDEKTATRELLSYPKPCFVNVGAGVDGTIHELAETVRDAIGFPGEIVYDQSKPDGTPQKLLDVSRLSDLGWQSNIDLKDGIQKTYEWYEKQLLNR, encoded by the coding sequence ATGCCAATGGACGCCAAGATTCTCATCGCCGGTGCATCCGGCATGGTCGGCAGCGCCATCGTCCGCAAACTGCTTGTCAAAGGGTATACGAACCTTATCGGCAGTTACCATTCGAATGTGCCGACTGCTGATTTTTTCTCTTACGAGAACGGCGATGAAGGCATACAGTCGCAACTGAAGCTGATTTCGGTGGACCTGACCGATCAGGTCGCCGTGAAGCGATTGTTCGATCAGGAGCGGCCGGCCCATGTTTTTCTCGCGGCAGCGCGGGTCGGCGGCATCCAGGCCAACAACACCTTTCCGGCCCGCTTCATTTACGAGAACCTGACCATTCAGGGCAACATCATCCATGCGGCTTATGAGGCCAGCGTGGATCGCCTGCTTTTCCTGGGATCGTCCTGCATCTATCCCAAGCTGGCGCCCCAGCCCATGAAAGAGGACCACCTGCTCACAGGCCTGCTGGAACCCACCAACGAGCCTTATGCCATCGCCAAGATCGCCGGCATCAAGATGTGCGAATCCTACAACCGCCAATACGGCACCCGTTTCATGGCCGTCATGCCGACCAATTTGTACGGGACAAATGATAATTTCGACCTGAACAACTCCCATGTGCTTCCGGCGCTGATCCGCAAATTCCACCTTGCCAAGCTGGCAGCAAACGGCGATTGGAAGGGCATCGAAAAGGATGAAGCCCGCTTCGGCCCCATCCCGCAGGACATCAAGACATCCTTTGGCATACCCGAGAGTATCGGCTCATCATCTCAACGACATAATACGATTTCATCCGCTAAACAAAGCCCCAACAGTTCACTGTTCACTGATCACCGATCACAGTCAGTCGTAACCATCTGGGGCACCGGAACGCCCCGGCGGGAATTTCTCCACGTGGACGACATGGCCGATGCCTGCGTGCACGTCATGAACCTCGACGAGAAAACGGCGACCAGAGAGTTGCTGAGTTATCCCAAACCCTGTTTTGTCAACGTGGGCGCCGGGGTCGACGGTACCATCCATGAATTGGCGGAGACTGTTCGTGACGCAATCGGTTTTCCGGGTGAAATCGTCTACGACCAATCCAAACCCGACGGTACGCCACAAAAGCTTTTGGATGTCTCACGGCTTTCCGATCTGGGCTGGCAGTCGAACATCGACCTTAAAGATGGCATTCAAAAGACATATGAGTGGTACGAAAAACAGCTTCTAAACCGATGA
- a CDS encoding lipopolysaccharide biosynthesis protein has translation MKSLDKKYAALFDTININKEVGRRSAMSGIANLASQSLSLVITFGRAGILARLLTPDDYGVFTMVLVISVFAAIFKDLGLSTATIREKVITHAQVSNLFWINCMVGFTSMMVVIALAPLMVWFYNDFRLQPIACALSIGFLFAGLSVQHQALLKRQMRFREIAWITVLSTILTTLLGIVIAWKGHKYWALVWMNVGMNFLMMIGFWYCTKWVPSLPKKGVGTIKFLKIGLDVAGLNAFSTLTKTIDKILAGKIAGASQLGFYSKGSQIPGLVSGQFRMALFSVSLPALSALQSEKERFSEFYYRFLSSISWLTMTASAFCFLFANEIIVLYFGARWETSTVYMRIFTLQSFLMPAITSLDQVPLALGFSRRYLAVGIIRSLSTIICVLIGVIYGGTIGIAIGVVVANLLSFCPFAMLCVKDSPVLISIYFRTIAGPLLVSLLIVGVFFLFKQYHPTTTIVSKITLMGGCISTMAVCFICCDYLGVGSKLRVISKIVEKVSVKS, from the coding sequence TTGAAGAGCTTAGACAAAAAATACGCCGCACTGTTTGATACCATAAATATAAACAAAGAAGTCGGTAGACGTTCGGCTATGTCTGGCATTGCTAACCTGGCCTCTCAATCATTGTCCTTGGTGATTACCTTTGGAAGGGCAGGAATTTTAGCGCGATTGTTGACGCCCGACGACTACGGTGTGTTTACAATGGTCTTGGTAATTTCGGTTTTTGCAGCAATCTTCAAGGATTTAGGGCTTTCTACGGCCACTATTCGTGAAAAAGTTATCACCCACGCGCAGGTCAGTAATCTTTTTTGGATCAATTGTATGGTGGGTTTTACTTCCATGATGGTTGTTATTGCTTTAGCCCCTTTGATGGTTTGGTTCTATAATGATTTTAGATTGCAACCCATCGCCTGTGCCCTCTCCATCGGTTTTTTGTTTGCAGGACTTAGTGTTCAACATCAAGCATTGCTCAAACGACAGATGCGATTTAGAGAGATCGCCTGGATAACTGTTCTCTCAACTATTTTAACGACCTTACTGGGGATCGTGATTGCTTGGAAAGGACACAAATATTGGGCGCTTGTATGGATGAATGTAGGCATGAATTTTTTAATGATGATCGGGTTTTGGTATTGTACTAAATGGGTACCTAGTCTTCCAAAAAAAGGTGTCGGCACGATTAAATTTTTAAAAATCGGTTTAGATGTAGCGGGACTGAATGCCTTTTCTACTCTTACTAAAACTATAGATAAAATTCTTGCAGGGAAAATAGCGGGAGCATCTCAGCTCGGGTTTTATAGTAAAGGAAGCCAGATACCGGGGTTAGTATCGGGACAATTTCGTATGGCTTTATTTTCAGTATCTCTACCTGCGCTTTCCGCATTGCAGTCAGAAAAAGAGCGCTTTAGCGAATTTTACTATCGTTTTCTTTCATCCATTAGTTGGCTGACCATGACAGCTTCAGCCTTCTGTTTTCTTTTCGCAAATGAGATTATTGTTTTGTACTTTGGGGCCCGTTGGGAAACATCAACGGTGTATATGCGCATTTTCACGCTGCAATCATTTCTCATGCCAGCAATAACCTCTCTTGACCAAGTACCGCTTGCCTTGGGGTTTTCACGTCGATACCTTGCAGTGGGAATTATAAGGAGTTTAAGTACTATCATTTGTGTTTTGATTGGTGTAATTTATGGTGGTACGATTGGAATTGCGATTGGGGTCGTAGTAGCTAATCTATTGTCTTTTTGCCCTTTTGCGATGTTGTGTGTCAAGGACAGCCCTGTGCTCATTTCTATATATTTTAGGACAATCGCAGGCCCATTACTTGTGAGTTTGCTGATAGTCGGCGTCTTTTTTTTGTTCAAGCAATACCACCCAACCACAACAATAGTATCAAAAATCACTCTTATGGGAGGGTGTATTAGCACTATGGCAGTTTGTTTTATTTGCTGCGATTATTTAGGCGTTGGTAGTAAATTGAGGGTTATAAGTAAGATAGTAGAAAAGGTGTCTGTGAAATCATGA
- a CDS encoding HigA family addiction module antitoxin: MKAIHPGRILKRELNSRGLSANKLSLALSVPSGRITQIINGKRGISAESALRLSLYFGNSPEFWMNLQSRYELAITEKNLGDKIRSEVNHAA, encoded by the coding sequence ATGAAAGCAATTCACCCGGGTCGAATATTGAAACGAGAATTGAACTCCAGGGGGCTGTCCGCAAACAAGCTGTCCTTGGCATTAAGCGTTCCTTCGGGCCGAATTACCCAGATCATCAATGGAAAAAGAGGTATTTCAGCCGAAAGTGCGTTGCGCCTCTCGCTATACTTCGGAAACAGCCCGGAATTTTGGATGAACCTTCAATCGCGTTACGAACTGGCCATAACCGAAAAGAACCTCGGCGATAAGATCCGCTCGGAAGTCAACCACGCAGCCTGA
- a CDS encoding type II toxin-antitoxin system RelE/ParE family toxin — protein sequence MIRSFANSRTRRFYNEGKATKFRGMDTEAAEDLLAALDAATALNDLSPLKSVGLHKLSGNRSGQWAMTVNGPWRICFRFKDGDAYDVEITDYHRG from the coding sequence ATGATACGGTCGTTCGCCAACAGCAGGACACGACGTTTTTATAACGAAGGCAAGGCCACGAAGTTTCGCGGCATGGACACCGAAGCGGCAGAAGATCTTTTAGCGGCTTTGGATGCGGCAACTGCCCTTAACGATCTCAGCCCGTTAAAAAGTGTCGGCCTCCATAAACTTTCCGGAAACCGGTCCGGCCAATGGGCGATGACGGTAAATGGCCCTTGGCGAATTTGTTTTAGATTCAAAGACGGTGATGCATACGATGTTGAAATCACCGATTATCATAGGGGGTAA
- a CDS encoding type II toxin-antitoxin system Phd/YefM family antitoxin has product MENQYTISEAKNRLPAIVHSVEKGPSVKLTRRGRPVAVLLSIKEYEALRRERISFWDALAAFRKGNNISDLSDLEFDTLRDRSVGREVEAL; this is encoded by the coding sequence ATGGAAAATCAATACACCATATCCGAAGCCAAAAACAGGCTGCCCGCCATCGTTCACTCCGTTGAAAAGGGACCTTCGGTCAAACTGACGCGGCGTGGCCGTCCGGTTGCGGTATTGTTATCGATCAAGGAATACGAGGCATTGCGTCGCGAGCGAATTAGTTTCTGGGATGCGCTGGCGGCCTTTCGCAAGGGAAATAACATTTCCGATTTATCCGACCTAGAATTCGATACCCTCCGTGACCGGTCAGTTGGCAGGGAGGTGGAAGCGTTGTGA
- a CDS encoding type II toxin-antitoxin system VapC family toxin: MIRFLLDTNVISEAIKAVPNKAVMRKLEVHQKEIATASPVWHELQFGCYRLPVSRKRSILEAFLLDVVRPGMAILPYDEVAAQWHADQRARLNTIGRPPSFVDGQIAAIAKVNQLILVTRNVADYADFSKLDLQNWHE, translated from the coding sequence GTGATCCGATTTTTGTTGGATACCAATGTCATTTCCGAGGCGATTAAAGCTGTGCCAAACAAAGCCGTCATGCGGAAATTAGAGGTGCATCAGAAAGAAATCGCAACCGCGTCGCCTGTCTGGCATGAATTGCAATTCGGTTGTTACCGTCTTCCTGTTTCTCGCAAACGATCCATCCTCGAAGCATTCCTCTTGGATGTCGTCAGACCCGGCATGGCGATTCTTCCCTATGATGAAGTTGCGGCACAATGGCATGCAGACCAGCGTGCCCGGTTGAATACCATTGGAAGACCGCCATCTTTCGTCGATGGACAAATTGCCGCGATTGCCAAAGTCAACCAACTGATACTGGTTACCCGAAATGTTGCTGATTATGCAGACTTTTCTAAACTGGATCTGCAAAATTGGCATGAATAA